GGGGGTACTTCGCTGCACTactatatattataatttgcCTCCTGTAACCCAAAAAGGCTACCATCCCAATAAGAGATTCGACTTCATCATCAAGGGACGAGGGCTTGTACtaatcttgtttttcttttggttgtGCTTTCATGTTGCATGTAGATAAAGATCTTGGACATGATTCCAGTTTAGTAAGTTTTAGCTAGGTTATTGTACTTGAACTGGCAAGTTAGTTTTTTCACTTGCAGACCTAGTGCTAGTAAGGTTGTTGAAtgctttttcctttattttcttcGACTGGGATGGTAATATATCCTGATCTTTTGATTGTGATCCTACTAAGGATAGCATGATGAAGTAGCTTCAACAACTTATCAGATTTCCCCAGTTAATTCCCAAGAAaagcttacttttttttttttttttatatttgtatTCACCATGATATCAATTGATCAAGGACTTAATTTTTGTTACTTCTATTGCTGCTATGTTGTTGTTGTCACTGCAAAATTGAAGAGTACTTCTAATGGAGGCACAACGCTCAAGTGCCTCATCCAAAACCCCATTCCAACCCGATGAACTCAGCATGCACTTGAAATTGATTTTGTTGGCTAAAAAGATGCTTATGCCGGCCGGAAAGTGGAGAAAAgctagaagaaaaaaaaaaaaaaaattttctccacTCACTGAACAAAAGGTTGGTGATTACATATAAAACCAAAGCACTAGTTGCTTGCATCCCACGAATCAGAATCGATCCTATTGGTCTCTTCTTTCTGTCAGTTTATCAAATCCCAACAACATATGAGCCCTACGCCGTCTAGCTGCCGTGTCATGCGTTAAGTTGATAACTAGTAGAAAAGTAGGATCTGAATTTTTTTGGTCTCCAAAATTATGCATTCACTTTCTTTTCCTTGACTGGTttggtttagttttttttttttttttttgagaagagACATGGTTAATATAGGAGGTTAATACATGGTTAATATGCGTGGCGAGAGCAAATGAAGATATATTGAGCTTATTATAGTCATAAGAGTCctcactaaatatatttattgaGAAGATACTCATCACGTAGATTCCACGCAGCATAATGGATACGGGCCTGAACGGTTATCAATAACAATCGTTcgaaataatataatattttttaaacaagaTAGTATCACTTTACctgaattatttataaaatttagcAATAGATACTCAATTATTATATATGAGATCCACATAAGTGGTAATAGAATATTATACTTATGTTATAAGGATGTACAagaaatttatataaaattataaaacgttcaaaaaatattacactGATTCTTACATATATGACTTAGCTAATATTTGAAAATTCCGCCGCGCCGCGCGGGGGTTGGGTGGTTGTGTAAATATTTTGCCATTTCTGCATGGGACGCAGACACTTGTAGGGATTCATGGAAtgaacagccgttcaatagccAACTGTCTGCATTTGACCAATCCTGATCATTGATTTGCAAACTTCGCTGTCACAGGGTGccgtttctttttcttgtttaatcCTTTTTCGTGCTATTCAATCAAATTTGACAAAATGTCACTGCTTTTAAATTCTTTTACTTGTCTTGTTTACACTTTAAAACATCCTAGCATTATTTTTTTGTGTAATTATCTATTTGTAACATTTTAGAAAATGTGTAATTTCGTTTTTGTTCAATTCTATATCTTATATACCACTGTTAGAAAGCAAAATCATTGGAGTATCATTTGAAGCGTCAGTCTAGATACGCAGCTTTTCTTGTGGTCAGTCAAATTTCATGACCACAGCACAGCCGGATCAAAAAccaattcattttatttttctctttgaatCGATGATACACTACTATTATACAGGGCCAGAGCCGCTTGCATTACATTTTACACTGGGAATCAATCCTCAATCCGTTTCATTCATCATATACAGCTTTTGATTATTACTGATCATATCCACATCGATAATTTTACCTGCATCCTCTGATAGTATACAACTAGTGCAGGAAGAAAAATTCAGCTGCTTTGATGCTTCTCCAATCAGCTCTTCGATGCTCCCAGGAACCCATAATACAACACCGCATTTTCGAGCATCCTTAGGCTCCCAAGGGTGAAAAGGAAACACAGTGCATTTCCGTCGTAGCATTTTATCCGTTGTCGTCCACAGAATTCCATCTTTCAAGTTACAGCGATGCAAGAAAGTAAACATATCATTGCAGAGATGCCAAAAGAAACTCCTGATCATGAAGAATGACAAAGAGCATAACAGCAAAAGGGAAGACACAACAATCCGAATTCTAGCATCTGCTGACTTGATCGATTAGTCAATAGCTGATTCCTGCTACTAATTTTGCAGCCAACTTTCAAAGCCAGATGAAACAAGAGGTAGCAAACTATTGGAACCACAAGGATACATTGAGAATCGGGTCAAGAGTGCATGAGATCGAGAGGAGGGAGTGAGtcacgaaaagaaaaaaaaaaagcagctaAGAGAAAACTACAGCAAATCTTTAAAAGTGGTTCTACCAGAAAATTAACAACAGAGATATGTGTACACGATCAACTTTTTAGTATATATTGTTAGCTAGTTTAACACACTGCAATCACAGAAACTTCATCTGATACAAGCATTGAGCTTTATAAAAGTGCAAGAACTCTACTGTACCTGTGCTCTCTTGAGAAAGATCAGACAATTCTGATGATTGAGCTGATTCTGCTTCTTCTAAGAGGTCCATCATATTCTTATTTCCAGAAATTCTCCCCTCATCAAGTGGAGTGTTTCCCAATCTACCATTAAAACAATTGGCCAGAAGCAGTTTAGCTCTTCATCGTGTAggaaaaaacaaattaatgtCAACGAAAATACACGACCAGAGTATGGTTTGTGAGTACTCAACAGAATTTAAACGAGATCTTTTCACAAATATTTTCCCGATTAACTATCCAAGAATGAACTTTTAAGAGCCATCACATCTTTATGTTAGAATAGAATTCAATCCACTTAAAATAATGTGATTAAAAAGTCAAATCAATTCATATGCACCTGTCCCTTGCGAAAACACTGGCCCCTGCATCCAAATGCAACTTTGCCATAAAATATAGTCCTTGAGAAGCAGCTACATGGAGTGGAGTTCGTTGATCATAGTCCTTGGAGTTTGGATCAACGCCTCTAGTTAGCAACCTTCGAAGGAGATCCGAGTCGCCCTTCGCAACCAGCGTACACAAGAAGTTACCAGCATTCTCAATCTGCAACGATGCTCCTTCTTTCACAAGTAATGATGCAACATGTTCATGTCCACTCTTGATAGCTTCAAGTAATGGCGTGTTGCCAAAGTTATCTACTTCCATAATGCATCAACTTAGTATTTTTGAGATCTTCAGATACAGAGGTCCATCAGGAATTCAATTGCAAGAAGATTCTTTGAAGGTTACCTGCGACATTTATGTCTACACCCTCTTGGATAAGGAATTGAACAATATCTTCATATCCTCTTGACGCAGCAAGATGCTGGTGAGAAGACAAAATGAAAAGCTCAACTCAGTGCAGGAAACAATTATCTGATACTTCTATCATAAGCAACACTCGGTGAAACAACTAAGACACACTAATAATCAGTATTATGATGCCATGTACAATATTAAAAGGAAATTTACCAAGGGCGATCGTCCATCATAATCGTTCTTGTTAGGATCAGCACCAGCTCGGATCAAATTTTTCAGCTGCTGAAGATCACCGTAATAAGCTGCACTATTTACCCTCAGAGCCAGTTCAGCCTCTTGCTTTACAATATGGAGTGTAATGTCTGACTCCAGTTGCTTCAAGCTAAAAGCTGAATCCTTTTCCTGTTGTAGGATTTTAGACATAATGAAGAAACTAAAATACCATGCTTTTTTGTTCTTGTTGAAGAGATGAGAAAAGAAcaataacataaaaaataaaattcagaaACTAGTTTGGAAGATATCAAAGAAATTGGAAAAACAATAACTTTACGCACAACCAGCCAGAGAAAACCAACAGAAGCAGGAGAAAACATAAGTCAGAATTGGATCATTACAAGAGTTAAAATACCTCCACTAAGTTAGTCAGAACTGTTCTCCCATCATGAAAATAAACCTCAAGAATATTGGAGAATGACTGCTTATCAATCCGAAGAAGTCGACATAGCTCACAAACCCGAACAGTATACGGCTGTGGAATGTTACAAAGAATAGAAACAATTCCAAATACACTGTTAGGCTCTAGAAGTGAAAGTGTCTCTTCCGAGCCATCTTTTGCTATGCCAACCTCCTCCTGCACAAAAAGACTTTCATCAATTTAAAATTGATAAGGCCTGATAAGAACAGATGTTGACATGATTTTTTTTCTGGCCGTATACTGCCATCATGTTGTGCAGTGTCCTTATCCCAAATAATTTGATAAAGATGATCCAAATTGATTATATTCCATGCTGGGCAAGTTAGGTAGAGTATAGGCTCTAAGAAAGAATGGGTATCACTAACATATTGGAAAAGTTATGGACATAAGTTCAACCGAAATAAAAGTTGAAACAAATGAAAATGTCTCACAATTTTTGGCTCAGTGGAGACTTTCCCTTCACAAACATGTCATTTAGAGAAAAAGAATTGGAAAAACAGACATATTTGAAGATGAGTAATTGCAAATCTGGAATGTGTGGCGTGTAAGAAAGAAATGACAATTGAATCACATAAAACGAAGTTAGGAATGAAGGCTACATCTGATATAGAAAGTTTATTAAGCAGAACACctaccaaaacaccatggcaGACAAAATATAGCTGGTCTACTGCATGTCCTTGTTCCATAATGACTTCTCCCGGAAGGAAGAACTCCTCGTGAACTCTAGTTACCTGATAATGAGACAGTATGAAAATAAATCAATGATTCAGGGTCACAAGAGAGATTCAATTCTCTCCAGATTCTTCTTATTCTCATAATTGATGCTCAGAACTGATACTCGTGCAGAAATTGTATTTCTTGGTTCATTTTTGTCAATATGAAACATATACCAAGAATTGAACAGAAATAACAAAACTTCTTTCACGGCTGCAATCATGTCTCAGCAACTGTGTATCTAGTCCCATCTTATTATTGCCATAGTCAACATGTAGGCCTCTATCATGATTTATAAGGCCAAATCAAATATGTACAGTAAAATTTGAATCCCTTATAGTAGAACTATGCATTAGAACTCCTCCATTCCTGAATCTTCAGCAATTTTAAATGTAgtccatctctctctctctctctaacaaACATGGTGCATACAGTAATTCTGTTTTCCTAATTTGTACGACCAAGGCCAATGAAAACTATAACTAAATTTATACCTCATGATTACTTAACATCAGAACTAGTTTGGAAATTCCCTTTCAGACTATTAAGAGAGGGTATCATGGTAAATTTAAACGAGTAACAAGAGAATCTATGTTATAAACTCATTCACCAAAAACACAGAAGTAACAACAGATGGTTTATGGTCAACAAAGCATGAAGAAGTACAATCAGAAGAAAATAGTGGTCTCAACTTGAACGCATCTGTACATAATGTATTATTCCAAGCAAATCTAAAAATCAACAAATCGCTATATATATGCATCAAGAGTCATGATTCTAAAGTACAAAAGTAAATAACTTACTATCTGATTGATAAATTCTGCTGAACATCCCTTAAAAAGAATAACCTCTTCGATATAGGACTTGTATAAACTCTGAGAAATCTGAAAATCAGTATATTAACTCATCAATAACATGTTAGATTATATGGACCTATTCAAGAAATAATTTACAGACAAAGATTAGTACTGAGCCAAACAATAAgattagaaaatgaatttagAGACATCTGATGTGAAACATAATTACACACCGTTAATTCTATCAAATCCAAGACTATTCTGGTACTTGAGAAATATAGGAAAACTGTTAGAAACTAAAAGCATGGTTTACTGTCAAAGATCTTGGGACAACAAAGATTACAGAATTGGCAATACGACTAACTACACCTAGTAAAAgcatttgtaaatttttttttttattttaaaaaagaacaaaaagagaAAGCTTAAGCTTGGTAACACATTTATTCTTTTTGATACCTTAGCACGAATAGAGATGGGAATATCCTGGAGTACAGCAGCATCTGTATAGCTGCTTTCATACTGCAAGCGCAAATGGCCTCTGATTTGATTACGGATGTCCTTCCCAAGTCTATTTCTGTTCATATATTTGATTAGATCAGTCATTTTGTCCCTATATTTTTCTGTCTTTGATCCTTTGACGATTAGTGCTGTCATGTTACCAATCAGATAAGCACCAAGAATCATGTCGAAAGAAACATAAATCATAATGAAGATCATTTCTCTCACATTGACTGCATGAATATCTCCATAACCTGTACCAGACAGACATTTATTTATCATGTTCTAaaccatgaaaaaaaaaatgagaatctATTCAGACCAAAAACAGCAGTTCTTGCAAGGCAAACACAAGGTATATAGAGTTATTCTATTCCACCGAGCAATTCATATAGACATTTAGACATCAACAATTATATTGCACTAATTAGCATTCAAGTTATCAATCAGATTATTTATCTCAAACCACCAGCATGGTAGAGTTTTTTAAGTATTGTACTCATCAGCAATGACTTTTGGCATCAAATAGctttaaaatgaaaaaacttGGTTGTCTTATATAATAGCCCTATAATGGGAAGATCAAGAAGTAAGATTGTGTCTCAAGGTGGAAGGCACAACCAGCCATCTGATCCCCCTAAAGCGTCCTTTGGACCAGTTTCCTATACAAACAGCCACTGTTATGGCCTGCCCTGTACTCATGAGATTTCATATTATTGAGCAATTATTCAGCATCTCAAATTGTTTTTCCTGATCAAACGTTGAGAACTATATAAGAATGGAGACAAATACCAAGAGGCTACTTCTGTCATATGACATTCAATTAGCCAACAATATGCTTATGCAGATATGACATGTCCCAATTTATGCAAATAAAAGAGGTGCATTAATGGAAAATACATGCCATTGCCAACATAACCACTGTATACATATGTAGTTTTAAAACATCCATATCTAAAGTCTCATTCTCTagagcccccccccccccccccaaaaaaatccaaaaaaatgaatttaaaaaaaaaaaaagaaaagaacaaagaaaaagagatgTGGAATCACAACTAAAGGTAAAATACCGAAGAAAAGGACAAGATTTCAAACTTCTTCCTCTCAAAGCAAACACGTTTCCTAAGTGTTTCctaattgttatatttttatgCATCCAACAAGTCAGAAAATTAAATCTCATAAGCCTTAGT
The genomic region above belongs to Coffea arabica cultivar ET-39 chromosome 7c, Coffea Arabica ET-39 HiFi, whole genome shotgun sequence and contains:
- the LOC113701462 gene encoding potassium channel SKOR-like isoform X1 yields the protein MGRGKSHREEGESRNGEGEYEVEDLRDRIKSSRGSRFELIENELGLDSTHRRFSRQSVINGLKDLSQGLVIHPDNRWYRAWEKFILIWAVYSSFFTPFEFGFFRGLPRKLHFMDIAGQAAFLVDIILQFLVAYRDSQTYRMVYKRTPIALRYIKSHFIIDLLGCMPWDFIYKAVGHKEVVRYFLWIRLSRVRKGNKFFQNMEKDIRINYLFTRIVKLIAVELYCTHTAACIFYYLATTLPPEKEGYTWIGSLKLGDYQYSSFRDIDLWKRYTTSMYFAIVTMATVGYGDIHAVNVREMIFIMIYVSFDMILGAYLIGNMTALIVKGSKTEKYRDKMTDLIKYMNRNRLGKDIRNQIRGHLRLQYESSYTDAAVLQDIPISIRAKISQSLYKSYIEEVILFKGCSAEFINQIVTRVHEEFFLPGEVIMEQGHAVDQLYFVCHGVLEEVGIAKDGSEETLSLLEPNSVFGIVSILCNIPQPYTVRVCELCRLLRIDKQSFSNILEVYFHDGRTVLTNLVEEKDSAFSLKQLESDITLHIVKQEAELALRVNSAAYYGDLQQLKNLIRAGADPNKNDYDGRSPLHLAASRGYEDIVQFLIQEGVDINVADNFGNTPLLEAIKSGHEHVASLLVKEGASLQIENAGNFLCTLVAKGDSDLLRRLLTRGVDPNSKDYDQRTPLHVAASQGLYFMAKLHLDAGASVFARDRLGNTPLDEGRISGNKNMMDLLEEAESAQSSELSDLSQESTDGILWTTTDKMLRRKCTVFPFHPWEPKDARKCGVVLWVPGSIEELIGEASKQLNFSSCTSCILSEDAGKIIDVDMISNNQKLYMMNETD
- the LOC113701462 gene encoding potassium channel SKOR-like isoform X2 encodes the protein MGRGKSHREEGESRNGEGEYEVEDLRDRIKSSRGSRFELIENELGLDSTHRRFSRQSVINGLKDLSQGLVIHPDNRWYRAWEKFILIWAVYSSFFTPFEFGFFRGLPRKLHFMDIAGQAAFLVDIILQFLVAYRDSQTYRMVYKRTPIALRYIKSHFIIDLLGCMPWDFIYKAVGHKEVVRYFLWIRLSRVRKGNKFFQNMEKDIRINYLFTRIVKLIAVELYCTHTAACIFYYLATTLPPEKEGYTWIGSLKLGDYQYSSFRDIDLWKRYTTSMYFAIVTMATVGYGDIHAVNVREMIFIMIYVSFDMILGAYLIGNMTALIVKGSKTEKYRDKMTDLIKYMNRNRLGKDIRNQIRGHLRLQYESSYTDAAVLQDIPISIRAKISQSLYKSYIEEVILFKGCSAEFINQIVTRVHEEFFLPGEVIMEQGHAVDQLYFVCHGVLEEVGIAKDGSEETLSLLEPNSVFGIVSILCNIPQPYTVRVCELCRLLRIDKQSFSNILEVYFHDGRTVLTNLVEEKDSAFSLKQLESDITLHIVKQEAELALRVNSAAYYGDLQQLKNLIRAGADPNKNDYDGRSPLHLAASRGYEDIVQFLIQEGVDINVADNFGNTPLLEAIKSGHEHVASLLVKEGASLQIENAGNFLCTLVAKGDSDLLRRLLTRGVDPNSKDYDQRTPLHVAASQGLYFMAKLHLDAGASVFARDRLGNTPLDEGRISGNKNMMDLLEEAESAQSSELSDLSQESTGVSFGISAMICLLSCIAVT